A window from Micromonospora profundi encodes these proteins:
- a CDS encoding SIS domain-containing protein, with amino-acid sequence MIDGTAGVSGRRDADEALLDNPDALAEHDPGGMLRHTASAGAQVRESAALAAEANLAVLADDGRPRAVVVAGIGTAGRTGDVLATVAGPRCPVPIIGHRSAGVPGWVGAADVVIAVSASGRSPEALGAAEAAHRRGARLVAVGAPDSQLQSVAERARAPFIPVPRRAPARASLWALTVPVLLAARSLGLVKVNEADLAETAARLDADADRCRSAAESFVNPAKSLALGLAGSIPIVWGSSPLATVAARRFGDTLSANARYPVVTGALGEAGRGRVGLLDGVFGGLAEGERDIFADPAEDDDGEGTRLRLVLLRDGGLNAEDDTDEPLAVEERRADAVQTLAERRGVRCDVVTAEGGSALERLASLIAVPDFASIYLALAHGLDPMAVPAITEMKELSNQ; translated from the coding sequence ATGATCGACGGTACGGCCGGGGTCAGTGGGCGTCGTGACGCCGACGAGGCCCTGCTCGACAATCCGGACGCGCTTGCCGAACACGACCCGGGCGGCATGCTGCGGCACACCGCGTCGGCGGGTGCCCAGGTTCGGGAGAGCGCGGCGTTGGCGGCCGAGGCGAACCTCGCGGTGCTTGCCGACGACGGGCGGCCACGGGCCGTTGTCGTCGCCGGTATCGGCACCGCCGGGCGGACCGGTGACGTGCTGGCGACTGTGGCCGGGCCGCGTTGCCCGGTCCCGATCATCGGGCACCGCAGCGCTGGCGTACCCGGTTGGGTGGGCGCCGCCGACGTGGTGATCGCGGTGAGCGCGTCGGGTCGCAGCCCGGAGGCGCTCGGTGCGGCCGAGGCCGCGCACCGGCGGGGCGCGCGGCTGGTCGCGGTGGGTGCCCCGGATTCGCAGTTGCAGTCGGTAGCCGAGCGGGCCCGTGCGCCGTTCATTCCGGTGCCCCGGCGTGCTCCGGCGCGGGCGAGTCTGTGGGCGTTGACAGTGCCGGTGCTGCTCGCCGCCCGATCACTCGGGCTGGTGAAGGTCAACGAGGCGGACCTGGCGGAGACCGCGGCCCGGCTCGACGCGGACGCCGACCGCTGCCGCTCGGCCGCGGAGTCGTTCGTCAACCCGGCGAAGTCGCTGGCGTTGGGCCTGGCGGGTTCGATCCCGATCGTCTGGGGTTCGTCTCCGCTGGCCACCGTGGCCGCCCGCCGCTTCGGTGACACCCTGTCGGCGAACGCCCGCTACCCGGTGGTCACCGGGGCGCTCGGCGAGGCCGGTCGGGGACGGGTCGGCCTGCTCGACGGTGTGTTCGGCGGTCTGGCCGAGGGCGAACGGGACATCTTCGCCGACCCGGCGGAGGACGACGACGGCGAGGGCACCCGGCTGCGGCTGGTGCTGCTGCGCGACGGCGGGCTCAACGCCGAGGACGACACCGACGAGCCCCTCGCAGTCGAGGAGCGACGCGCCGACGCGGTGCAGACCCTCGCGGAGCGCCGCGGTGTGCGCTGCGACGTGGTGACGGCCGAGGGCGGATCGGCGCTGGAGCGACTAGCGTCACTGATCGCCGTACCGGATTTCGCATCGATATATCTTGCTCTGGCGCACGGGCTTGACCCGATGGCGGTTCCGGCCATCACCGAGATGAAGGAGCTGTCGAACCAGTGA
- the mtrA gene encoding MtrAB system response regulator MtrA: MRARVLVVDDDPALAEMLGIVLRSEGFLPSFVADGERALAAFRDSRPDIVLLDLMLPGMSGIDVARSIRAESGVPIVMLTAKSDTVDVVLGLESGADDYVVKPFKPKELVARMRARLRRGEDVAPEMLTIGPPGNQITIDVPAHTVSRNDEEVKLTPLEFDLLVALARKPRQVFTREVLLEQVWGYRHAADTRLVNVHVQRLRAKIEPDPERPEIILTVRGVGYKAGTG; the protein is encoded by the coding sequence ATGAGAGCCCGGGTACTGGTGGTCGACGACGACCCCGCGCTCGCTGAGATGCTCGGCATCGTGCTGCGCAGCGAGGGTTTCCTGCCCTCGTTCGTGGCCGACGGAGAGCGGGCATTGGCGGCGTTTCGCGACAGTCGACCCGACATCGTCCTTCTCGACCTGATGTTGCCCGGAATGAGTGGTATCGACGTGGCGCGGTCGATCCGGGCCGAGTCGGGCGTGCCGATCGTCATGCTGACTGCCAAGAGCGACACCGTGGATGTTGTCCTCGGCTTGGAGTCCGGCGCCGACGACTACGTGGTGAAGCCGTTCAAGCCCAAGGAGCTGGTGGCCCGGATGCGGGCCCGGCTGCGCCGGGGCGAGGACGTGGCACCGGAGATGCTGACGATCGGGCCGCCCGGCAACCAGATCACCATCGACGTGCCCGCCCACACGGTCAGCCGCAACGACGAGGAGGTGAAGCTGACTCCGCTGGAGTTCGACCTGCTTGTCGCGCTCGCCCGCAAGCCGCGTCAGGTCTTCACCCGCGAGGTGCTGTTGGAGCAGGTGTGGGGCTACCGGCACGCGGCCGACACCCGGCTGGTCAACGTGCACGTCCAGCGGCTGCGGGCCAAGATCGAGCCGGACCCGGAGCGACCGGAAATCATCCTCACCGTGCGGGGCGTGGGCTACAAGGCGGGGACCGGATAG
- the mtrB gene encoding MtrAB system histidine kinase MtrB: MSTSPPPQTTDSPRPHAGRVLWHALSGRIGRLAGRVHQTWRRSLQVRVVTITLVASSLLVGGFAYLIADKITTILLDNARTDVRQRVNSGASYAARQVSLYGQPQEAQLQETIDNTVNYLAGGDPQQTSGVVVAITAADYPTMIQTRTAPAANVQPLISKELREAVASGQVASQIRTGRLTGEPTKYLVYGSPVPTRFGQIELYYLVPLTRQDTTAADARATVVGTGIALVVLLGLLAALVTRLVVNPVRVAARTAQRLSAGLLDQRMVVNGEDDLALLAASFNQMATNLQRQILRLEEMSRLQRRFTSDVSHELRTPLTTVRMAADLIFAERDEFDPAVARSAELLQAELDRFEELLTDLLEISRFDAGFAMLDAEPTDLVPVVHRVVDRLAGLAERVGVPIELDLPGTPVIAEVDPRRVERVLRNLVGNAVEHGEARPVLITLGIDDTAVAITVRDHGVGLKLGEEKLVFNRFWRADPSRARQTGGTGLGLSISLEDARLHGGWLEAWGAPGQGAQFRLTLPARAGDRLTTSPLRLVPADAALPFGGPRDGGPLAIEAGTGGVLTVGPVPAGDERPAEVRS, encoded by the coding sequence GTGTCGACCTCCCCGCCCCCGCAGACCACGGATTCTCCCCGGCCCCACGCTGGCCGGGTCCTGTGGCATGCGTTGAGCGGCCGGATCGGCCGGTTGGCGGGCCGGGTGCACCAGACCTGGCGCCGCTCACTCCAGGTGCGGGTGGTGACGATCACGCTCGTCGCGTCCAGCCTGCTGGTCGGCGGGTTCGCCTACCTGATCGCTGACAAGATCACCACGATCCTGCTCGACAACGCCCGCACCGACGTGCGGCAGCGGGTGAACAGTGGCGCCAGCTATGCCGCCAGGCAGGTCTCCCTCTATGGCCAGCCCCAGGAGGCGCAGCTCCAGGAGACGATCGACAACACCGTCAACTACCTGGCCGGCGGCGACCCCCAGCAGACCAGCGGGGTGGTGGTGGCGATCACCGCCGCCGACTACCCGACCATGATCCAGACCCGTACCGCGCCCGCGGCGAACGTCCAGCCGCTGATCAGCAAGGAGCTGCGGGAAGCTGTCGCCAGCGGCCAGGTGGCCAGCCAGATCCGCACCGGCCGGCTCACCGGCGAACCGACCAAATACCTGGTGTACGGCTCTCCGGTGCCCACCCGCTTCGGCCAGATCGAGCTCTACTACCTCGTACCGCTGACCCGGCAGGACACCACGGCGGCCGATGCCCGGGCCACCGTCGTCGGCACCGGCATCGCCCTCGTGGTGCTGCTCGGGCTGCTCGCCGCGCTCGTCACCCGGCTGGTGGTCAATCCGGTACGGGTCGCCGCGCGTACCGCCCAGCGGCTCTCCGCAGGCCTGCTCGACCAGCGGATGGTGGTCAACGGCGAGGACGACCTCGCCCTGCTCGCCGCCTCGTTCAACCAGATGGCGACAAACCTGCAACGGCAGATCCTGCGCCTTGAGGAGATGTCCCGGTTGCAGCGTCGGTTCACCTCGGACGTGTCGCACGAGCTGCGTACCCCGTTGACCACGGTCCGAATGGCCGCCGACCTGATCTTCGCCGAGCGCGACGAGTTCGACCCGGCGGTGGCCCGCAGCGCCGAGCTGCTCCAGGCCGAGCTGGACCGCTTCGAGGAACTGCTCACCGACCTGTTGGAGATCAGCCGGTTCGACGCGGGTTTCGCCATGCTGGACGCCGAACCCACCGATCTGGTGCCTGTGGTGCATCGGGTGGTCGATCGGCTGGCCGGGCTGGCCGAGCGGGTGGGCGTCCCCATCGAGCTTGACCTGCCGGGCACTCCGGTGATCGCCGAGGTCGACCCGCGCCGCGTCGAGCGGGTGTTGCGCAACCTGGTCGGCAATGCCGTCGAGCACGGTGAGGCCCGGCCGGTGCTGATCACCCTGGGCATCGACGACACCGCAGTGGCGATCACCGTCCGTGATCATGGGGTTGGGCTGAAGCTGGGCGAGGAGAAGTTGGTGTTCAACCGGTTCTGGCGGGCGGACCCGTCCCGGGCCCGGCAGACCGGCGGCACCGGGCTGGGCCTGTCGATCAGCCTGGAGGACGCCCGACTGCACGGTGGTTGGCTGGAGGCGTGGGGCGCACCCGGGCAGGGCGCCCAGTTCCGGCTCACGCTGCCGGCCCGTGCCGGTGACCGGCTGACGACCTCTCCGCTGCGCCTGGTGCCCGCCGACGCGGCATTGCCGTTCGGTGGTCCTCGCGACGGCGGCCCGCTGGCCATCGAGGCCGGTACGGGCGGAGTGCTGACTGTCGGCCCGGTGCCGGCAGGGGACGAGCGGCCGGCGGAGGTGCGGTCGTGA
- a CDS encoding ComF family protein, whose amino-acid sequence MRGLWADLADLVLPADCAGCRERHPGMRHGVCPACVTALAALRPRSVRPTPAPPGLPPCAALGPYAGPLREALLAYKEHGRHGLARPLGALLAEVVAAAVGGVRPIALVPVPDTAAAARARYGDHLDRLARHCAARLSQGGWPVRVHRPLRAMPRPDSVTLDSAGRAAVAEAAFRPRPGAVRGGVPGDVPVVVVLDDIVTTGVTLAAAARVLATAGWAPSVAAVLAATEKRHHL is encoded by the coding sequence GTGCGCGGGCTCTGGGCGGACCTCGCCGACCTGGTCCTGCCCGCCGACTGCGCGGGTTGCCGGGAGCGCCACCCGGGAATGCGGCACGGGGTCTGCCCTGCATGCGTGACGGCACTGGCCGCCCTGCGCCCCCGATCGGTGCGGCCGACTCCCGCCCCGCCCGGCCTGCCGCCCTGCGCAGCCCTCGGCCCGTACGCCGGTCCGCTGCGCGAGGCACTGCTGGCGTACAAGGAACACGGCCGGCACGGGCTGGCCCGTCCGCTCGGCGCGCTGCTCGCCGAGGTGGTCGCGGCGGCGGTCGGTGGGGTCCGACCGATCGCGCTGGTGCCGGTGCCGGACACCGCGGCGGCGGCCCGGGCCCGCTACGGCGACCACCTGGACCGGTTGGCCCGGCACTGCGCGGCGCGGCTGAGCCAGGGTGGTTGGCCGGTACGGGTGCACCGGCCGCTGCGCGCGATGCCCCGGCCCGACTCGGTGACCCTGGACAGCGCGGGCCGGGCGGCGGTGGCCGAGGCGGCGTTCCGTCCCCGGCCCGGGGCAGTGCGCGGCGGTGTGCCGGGCGACGTACCCGTCGTCGTGGTGCTCGACGACATCGTCACCACAGGTGTCACCCTCGCCGCGGCGGCCCGGGTGCTGGCGACGGCCGGGTGGGCGCCCAGCGTCGCCGCGGTGCT
- a CDS encoding LpqB family beta-propeller domain-containing protein has translation MLSAGCGIPTESDVRVDGKAGTATEAGSVNGRRSEPPSRTASGSDNDAFVRNFLAAAAGEPDRAYERVTQFLAPEHKSRLQVKKGSEVALTVVRLGESVFTLNSDSTTTVKIAVQQIGVLRTNGTLAPPVATETEYEFRLRSAALGGTGSDERAGLYVLDPPNVLLLSDVALQQYYQDESIYFWSSDRTRLVPDQRYLPLAVPDERRVNEVVKWLVGGPSEWLRQGVVGLPDGTELINNATGANDRWEVNLDMSGDDQNRVDQLITQLAWSLGDLPGELELKIRNNSQPVQNLNDRRIAEPLYPVTEGPQRFGVYEGAIRPLDFVGELSGQVPLAGGVNRNVVSAGLARAANNRILAAMVVTGGKDRYRLAVGAGAVPVEVVNRSTTEYASISRPVWLRTVDSRSAQGLVVADGRLYRFDEAARMFEVPLNLPSAGVTAVAAALDGQRIALIADGRLYVAVVNLEGAGSGLSIGPPRALTTSLTGLTAVDWIREDRLVVAGSAGQPAIYEISADGAVETPLRTDVGAKVTHLAAYPTNRNVRVPSGAYMYEANRVAYRSSPFERIEPDRVRDIVAPPAGVRPSNPSAPFFLY, from the coding sequence ATGCTCAGCGCCGGGTGCGGCATCCCGACGGAGTCCGACGTGCGGGTGGACGGCAAGGCCGGCACCGCGACCGAGGCCGGGTCGGTAAACGGTCGGCGCAGCGAGCCGCCCTCGCGTACGGCAAGCGGCAGCGACAACGATGCGTTCGTGCGGAACTTCCTGGCCGCCGCCGCGGGCGAGCCGGACCGCGCCTACGAACGTGTCACGCAGTTCCTCGCCCCCGAGCACAAGTCCCGCCTCCAGGTGAAGAAGGGCAGCGAGGTCGCGCTGACGGTGGTCCGGCTGGGGGAGTCGGTCTTCACCCTCAACAGCGACTCGACGACCACCGTCAAGATCGCCGTGCAGCAGATCGGCGTACTCCGGACCAACGGCACCCTGGCGCCGCCGGTGGCGACCGAGACGGAGTACGAGTTCCGGCTGCGCAGCGCGGCGCTCGGCGGCACCGGCAGCGACGAGCGCGCCGGCCTGTACGTCCTGGATCCGCCGAACGTCCTGCTGCTCAGCGACGTGGCGCTCCAGCAGTACTACCAGGACGAGTCGATCTACTTCTGGAGTTCCGACCGCACCCGACTGGTGCCCGACCAGCGCTACCTGCCGCTGGCGGTGCCCGACGAGCGTCGGGTCAACGAGGTGGTGAAGTGGCTGGTCGGCGGCCCGTCGGAATGGCTGCGCCAGGGCGTCGTGGGGCTGCCCGACGGCACCGAGTTGATCAACAATGCCACTGGCGCGAACGACCGGTGGGAGGTCAACCTGGACATGTCCGGTGACGACCAGAACCGGGTCGACCAACTGATCACCCAGCTCGCCTGGTCGCTTGGCGACCTGCCCGGCGAGTTGGAGTTGAAGATCCGTAACAACTCGCAGCCCGTGCAGAACCTGAACGACCGCCGGATCGCCGAGCCGCTCTACCCGGTGACGGAGGGTCCGCAGCGGTTCGGCGTCTACGAGGGCGCCATCCGTCCGCTCGACTTCGTCGGCGAACTCAGCGGCCAGGTCCCGTTGGCGGGCGGGGTCAATCGCAACGTCGTCTCCGCCGGCCTCGCCCGGGCCGCCAACAACCGGATCCTCGCCGCGATGGTGGTGACCGGCGGCAAGGACCGGTACCGGCTCGCGGTGGGCGCCGGCGCCGTGCCGGTTGAGGTCGTCAACCGCAGCACCACGGAGTACGCCTCGATCAGCCGCCCGGTCTGGCTGCGCACTGTCGACTCCCGATCCGCGCAGGGCCTGGTGGTGGCCGACGGTCGCCTCTACCGCTTCGACGAGGCCGCCCGGATGTTCGAGGTGCCGCTCAACCTGCCCTCGGCCGGGGTGACCGCCGTGGCCGCCGCACTGGACGGGCAGCGGATCGCGTTGATCGCCGACGGTCGGCTCTACGTCGCTGTGGTCAACCTCGAGGGTGCCGGCAGTGGGCTGTCCATCGGCCCGCCCCGGGCGTTGACCACCTCGCTGACCGGCCTGACCGCTGTCGACTGGATCAGGGAGGACCGGCTGGTGGTGGCCGGCTCCGCGGGCCAGCCGGCGATCTACGAGATCAGCGCGGACGGCGCCGTGGAAACACCGCTGCGTACCGACGTCGGCGCCAAGGTCACCCATTTGGCGGCGTACCCCACGAACCGCAATGTGCGCGTGCCCAGCGGGGCGTACATGTACGAGGCGAACAGGGTGGCCTACCGCAGCAGCCCGTTCGAGCGGATCGAGCCCGATCGTGTGCGGGACATCGTCGCGCCGCCGGCCGGCGTCCGCCCGAGCAACCCGTCCGCCCCGTTCTTCCTCTACTGA
- the manA gene encoding mannose-6-phosphate isomerase, class I, protein MEPLYGPIRDYAWGSRTAIATLQGRPVPSTGPEAELWLGAHPGAPASVERAGLRASLCDLVRDEPDRWLGQRVSARFGTRLPFLLKVLAADAPLSLQAHPDAEQARAGFAADAGRPEGERNYSDPHHKPELLVALTPFEALCGFRPPEESAEALAAFGVPVLAPVVEALRAGPEGLRTAVRTLLGWPLAERDGLLRSVLAPSVDGPDADLARRLAAAYPGDPGVLVALLLHHVRLAPGEAIWMPAGNLHAYLSGCGVEIMAASDNVLRGGLTPKRVDVDELLRVLRFEVLHDPVRGPEPVGPGVDWWPVPVDDFALHRVRVGATVPEVTLPLPGPRVVLCGAGSVTVDDGAGALTLVSGQAAIGTAAGEALRVSGEGEAYVATSGLR, encoded by the coding sequence GTGGAACCGCTGTACGGACCGATCCGCGACTACGCCTGGGGTTCCCGCACGGCCATCGCGACGCTTCAGGGGCGGCCGGTGCCGAGCACCGGCCCGGAGGCGGAGCTGTGGCTGGGTGCCCACCCGGGTGCTCCGGCCAGTGTGGAGCGGGCCGGCCTGCGGGCGAGCCTGTGCGACCTGGTACGTGACGAGCCGGACAGGTGGTTGGGCCAGCGGGTGTCGGCCCGGTTCGGCACCCGGCTTCCGTTCCTGCTCAAGGTGCTCGCCGCCGACGCGCCGTTGAGCCTGCAAGCCCACCCGGACGCCGAGCAGGCCCGGGCGGGCTTCGCGGCGGACGCAGGTCGTCCCGAGGGGGAGCGCAACTACTCCGACCCGCACCACAAGCCGGAGTTGCTGGTGGCGCTCACCCCCTTCGAGGCGCTGTGCGGCTTCCGGCCGCCGGAGGAGTCCGCCGAGGCGCTCGCGGCGTTCGGCGTACCGGTGTTGGCGCCTGTGGTCGAGGCGTTGCGTGCCGGGCCGGAGGGCCTGCGCACGGCGGTGCGGACGCTGCTCGGTTGGCCGCTCGCGGAGCGTGACGGGCTGCTGCGTTCGGTGCTGGCGCCTTCGGTCGACGGCCCGGACGCGGACCTGGCCCGCCGGCTGGCGGCGGCCTATCCGGGTGACCCGGGCGTGCTCGTGGCGCTGCTGCTGCACCACGTGCGCCTGGCGCCGGGGGAGGCGATCTGGATGCCCGCCGGCAACCTGCACGCCTACCTGAGCGGCTGCGGGGTGGAGATCATGGCGGCCAGCGACAACGTGCTGCGCGGTGGCCTGACCCCGAAGCGGGTGGACGTCGATGAGCTGCTGCGCGTGCTGCGGTTCGAGGTGCTCCACGACCCGGTGCGCGGTCCCGAGCCGGTCGGCCCCGGGGTGGACTGGTGGCCGGTGCCGGTGGACGACTTCGCGCTGCACCGGGTACGGGTCGGCGCCACGGTGCCGGAGGTGACGCTGCCGCTGCCCGGTCCCCGTGTGGTGCTGTGCGGTGCGGGCTCGGTCACGGTGGACGACGGGGCAGGTGCGTTGACGCTCGTGTCCGGCCAGGCGGCGATCGGCACTGCGGCCGGCGAGGCGCTGCGGGTCAGTGGCGAGGGTGAGGCGTACGTGGCGACGTCGGGGCTGCGCTGA
- the ahcY gene encoding adenosylhomocysteinase: MTSTLPASASGAPTEARPSTLAEGDFKVADLSLAEFGRKEIQLAEHEMPGLMAIRREFAEAQPLAGARITGSLHMTIQTAVLIETLVALGAQVRWASCNIFSTQDHAAAAIVVGPDGTPEAPAGVPVYAWKGETLPEYWWCTEQVLAWPDGQGPNMILDDGGDATLLVHKGAEFEKAGAVPPVESADSEEYAVILELLHRSLGEDNQRWTRIASGIKGVTEETTTGVHRLYEMHRAGTLLFPAINVNDSVTKSKFDNKYGCRHSLIDGINRATDVLIGGKMAVVMGYGDVGKGCAESLRGQGARVVVTEVDPICALQAAMDGYQVATLDDVVEQADIFITATGCFDVITNEHMARMKHQAIVGNIGHFDNEIDMAGLAKRSDVERINIKPQVDLWRFADGHAIIVLSEGRLLNLGNATGHPSFVMSNSFANQTIAQIELFTKTDDYPIGVYVLPKHLDEKVARLHLGALGAKLSTLTKEQAAYLGVSQEGPFKPDHYRY; encoded by the coding sequence ATGACCAGCACCCTCCCGGCGTCCGCCAGCGGCGCGCCGACCGAGGCCCGGCCGAGCACGCTCGCCGAGGGCGACTTCAAGGTGGCGGATCTGTCGCTCGCCGAGTTCGGGCGTAAGGAGATCCAGCTCGCCGAGCACGAGATGCCCGGCCTGATGGCGATCCGTCGGGAGTTCGCCGAGGCGCAGCCGCTCGCCGGCGCACGGATCACCGGCTCGCTGCACATGACCATCCAGACCGCCGTCCTGATCGAGACGCTTGTGGCGCTTGGCGCGCAGGTCCGCTGGGCGTCCTGCAACATCTTCTCCACCCAGGACCACGCCGCCGCGGCGATCGTCGTCGGCCCCGACGGCACCCCCGAGGCCCCGGCCGGCGTTCCGGTGTACGCCTGGAAGGGCGAGACGCTGCCGGAGTACTGGTGGTGCACCGAGCAGGTGCTCGCCTGGCCCGACGGGCAGGGCCCGAACATGATCCTCGACGACGGCGGCGACGCCACACTGCTCGTGCACAAGGGCGCCGAGTTCGAGAAGGCCGGTGCCGTTCCGCCGGTCGAATCCGCCGACTCCGAGGAGTACGCGGTCATCCTCGAACTGCTGCACCGTTCGCTGGGCGAGGACAACCAGCGCTGGACCCGGATCGCGTCCGGCATCAAGGGTGTCACCGAGGAGACCACCACCGGCGTGCACCGGCTCTACGAGATGCACCGCGCCGGCACGCTGCTCTTCCCGGCCATCAACGTCAACGACTCGGTCACCAAGAGCAAGTTCGACAACAAGTACGGCTGCCGGCACTCGCTCATCGACGGCATCAACCGGGCCACCGACGTACTGATCGGCGGCAAGATGGCAGTCGTCATGGGCTACGGCGACGTGGGCAAGGGCTGCGCCGAGTCGCTGCGTGGCCAGGGCGCCCGGGTCGTGGTGACCGAGGTCGACCCGATCTGCGCGTTGCAGGCCGCAATGGACGGCTACCAGGTCGCGACCCTGGACGACGTTGTCGAGCAGGCCGACATCTTCATCACCGCCACCGGCTGCTTCGACGTGATCACCAACGAGCACATGGCCCGGATGAAGCACCAGGCCATCGTCGGCAACATCGGCCACTTCGACAACGAGATCGACATGGCCGGCCTGGCCAAGCGCTCCGACGTCGAGCGGATCAACATCAAGCCGCAGGTCGACCTGTGGCGCTTCGCCGACGGGCACGCCATCATCGTGCTCTCCGAGGGACGCCTGCTCAACCTGGGCAACGCCACCGGCCACCCGAGCTTCGTCATGTCGAACTCGTTCGCCAACCAGACGATCGCCCAGATCGAGCTGTTCACCAAGACCGACGACTACCCGATCGGCGTCTACGTACTGCCCAAGCACCTGGACGAGAAGGTGGCCCGTCTGCACCTGGGCGCGCTCGGCGCCAAGCTGAGCACGCTGACCAAGGAGCAGGCCGCGTACCTGGGTGTCTCCCAGGAGGGCCCGTTCAAGCCGGACCACTACCGCTACTGA
- a CDS encoding Trm112 family protein — translation MALDPQLLEILACPDTHHAPLTYDAEAQTLTCTECGRIFDVRDDVPVLLLDEARGGPGQPS, via the coding sequence ATGGCCCTGGATCCGCAGTTGCTTGAGATCCTCGCCTGCCCGGATACGCACCACGCCCCGCTCACCTACGACGCCGAGGCGCAGACGTTGACCTGCACGGAGTGCGGCCGGATCTTCGACGTCCGCGACGACGTGCCGGTGCTGCTGCTCGACGAGGCACGTGGCGGTCCGGGACAGCCCTCATGA
- a CDS encoding cation diffusion facilitator family transporter, with translation MSATGGTKAIVAALLANVGIAVTKFIAFLLSGSSSMLAESVHSVADSGNQALLLLGGKRAKRAATPEHPFGYGRERYIYAFIVSIVLFSIGGLFALYEAYHKWSHEGGIESWHWLPVVVLVAAILMESFSFRTAIKESNLVRGKQSWVNFVRRAKAPELPVVLLEDLGALVGLVFALFGVSMTLITGNGRWDAAGTAMIGILLVVIAIVLAIETKSLLLGEGAEQQDLVAIERAITAGPEVERIIHMKTLYLGPEELMVAAKIGVPSWESAPELARGINAVEARIRVAVPIARVIYLEPDIYSVAAAEAGTGAAADTAVPQSQDASGEAAGRPGA, from the coding sequence GTGAGCGCGACCGGTGGGACGAAGGCAATCGTCGCCGCTCTGCTGGCAAACGTCGGCATCGCTGTCACCAAGTTCATTGCGTTCCTGCTCTCCGGCTCGTCGTCGATGCTCGCCGAGTCGGTTCACTCGGTAGCGGACTCCGGTAACCAGGCCCTGCTGCTGCTCGGCGGTAAGCGTGCGAAGCGGGCAGCCACCCCGGAGCACCCCTTCGGGTACGGCCGGGAGCGCTACATCTACGCGTTCATCGTGTCCATCGTGCTGTTCAGCATCGGTGGCCTGTTCGCCCTCTACGAGGCGTACCACAAGTGGAGCCACGAGGGCGGAATCGAATCCTGGCACTGGCTGCCGGTGGTCGTGCTGGTGGCGGCGATCCTCATGGAGTCGTTCTCCTTCCGGACCGCCATCAAGGAGTCCAACCTCGTCCGGGGCAAGCAGTCCTGGGTGAACTTCGTCCGCCGGGCCAAGGCGCCGGAGCTGCCGGTGGTGCTGCTGGAGGACCTCGGCGCGCTTGTCGGTCTGGTGTTCGCGCTCTTCGGCGTGTCGATGACGCTGATCACCGGCAACGGTCGGTGGGATGCGGCAGGCACCGCGATGATCGGCATCCTGCTTGTGGTCATCGCCATAGTGCTCGCCATCGAGACCAAGAGTCTGCTGCTCGGTGAGGGTGCCGAACAGCAGGATCTGGTCGCCATCGAACGGGCTATCACCGCAGGCCCCGAGGTGGAGCGGATCATCCACATGAAGACGCTCTACCTCGGCCCGGAGGAGCTGATGGTGGCCGCGAAGATCGGCGTACCGTCCTGGGAGAGCGCTCCCGAGCTGGCCCGTGGCATCAACGCCGTGGAGGCGCGGATCCGCGTCGCGGTGCCGATCGCCCGGGTGATCTACCTGGAGCCGGACATCTACAGCGTGGCCGCCGCCGAGGCGGGCACCGGCGCCGCCGCGGACACCGCCGTACCGCAGTCGCAGGATGCGTCGGGCGAGGCGGCCGGGCGACCCGGGGCCTGA